Proteins from one Vanessa atalanta chromosome 15, ilVanAtal1.2, whole genome shotgun sequence genomic window:
- the LOC125069140 gene encoding F-actin-uncapping protein LRRC16A isoform X5: protein MTLKKIVKMSTKSQISTELSESISNVLGKNAKILYKSLIRMESRGDKVDNRVLVVTAFRVFITTTKVPTRIDNGFHLMEIEALESKKANHLSITLIHEHKPVSILIGEEGTSEGVINAIHALIAAFDDLFPNVAMEDIVTKVNLPFPLQPVSGTRKHSTCGDFSNQYAAMCDLCQTPFRAEVAWDIDTIYLAHDIRMLHLKDFDHLDQRDLIPLVMALQHNTWFDGVCGDGVRVGGEAWEAVARLLRAAAPPPRQLSWRGAALRHDHAARLGHALARARHPPAMHTVDLSQNHIEDKGAISMLTGLGNNPDGLRYIALSQCGLTGKTVSHLAVMLNDSPCHLSTLSHLDLSHNNLKDDVHNLYNFLAQPNVLKHLNLINTETTLENMWGALLRGCAARLATLLLARNPWSAARRPRDPPPSFRQFFTACLALTDLDFSYCKMPPDALKSLLLGLACNESAAGVKLNLAGVLSSSQAAHVLESCVHGVRCLQALDLSDNSMEFELSGIVRAIGKNHSITQLSLSKLTGKRSYAPPLIQGLVHVLQEPDTALTTLDLSDCKLKSDLYGLLNALGGARRLRTLDVGGNLAGDAGARLLAKALQCNCTLHTLYIDRNAFSLQGLTDIATALRRSVSVRRVEFPGCDAAAGGRGASERVATLWRDLHERLATNGSSGQSGRVRALALERAWAGGEAAAALAAQAAAALPPPPLPAATERAAAAAHHLLHQYLQRCSEVFAAMGGNGGGSELVTLQAVRDAMAPCNNTLQDLLNEAVERLALSACESVEGAESDRGPVIDPEMPDLLSPISHSGKLDYLNLATPLGCRRRERGRRVRPKSVAEQQQCSSNEMLSLPPLHAEAADALAELPAHTLRHLVKGRPRRAKTRAPTRPVTDQSQDIDEGLDEFWRACRTPPGSEEASSLSARTPLTSRSLHSLSSLASASPASPASPSPLRHSPTLRRDDTMYSVTSGESTPVLLECEVSRCKSSDNVGIKAAPTTPPPSRSSDNVNTMGSMMRDHPLTPEGTEA, encoded by the exons atgacattaaaaaaaattgtaaaaatgtcaACAAAATCTCAAATATCTACAGAATTAAGCG agaGTATCAGCAATGTATTAGGGAAAAATGCCAAAATTCTCTATAAATCGCTTATTCGGATGGAATCAAGAGGTGATAAAGTAGATAATCGTGTTTTG gtTGTTACTGCATTCAGGGTTTTCATAACAACAACAAAAGTGCCAACAAGG ATTGACAATGGATTTCACTTAATGGAAATAGAAGCTTTAGAGAGTAAGAAGGCGAATCATTTGTCGATAACGCTAATCCACGAGCACAAACCAGTGTCGATCCTAATAG GCGAGGAGGGGACTTCCGAAGGCGTTATTAATGCTATTCACGCGCTGATTGCGGCATTTGATGACTTATTTCCTAATGTAGCTATGGAGGACATTGTTACAAAG GTAAATTTACCATTTCCACTGCAACCAGTAAGCGGTACTAGAAAACATTCCACGTGTGGTGATTTTTCGAATCAATATGCTGCCATGTGTGATCTCTGTCAGACACCCTTCAG AGCCGAGGTTGCATGGGACATCGATACGATATACTTAGCGCACGATATAAGAATGCttcatttaaaagattttgatCATTTGGATCAAAG GGACCTGATCCCGCTGGTGATGGCGCTGCAGCACAACACGTGGTTCGATGGCGTGTGCGGCGACGGCGTACGCGTGGGCGGCGAGGCGTGGGAGGCCGTGGCGCGGCTGCTGCgagccgccgcgccgccgccccgGCAGCTGAGCTGGCGCGGCGCCGCGCTGCGCCACGACCACGCCGCGCGCCTCGGCCACGCGCTCGCCCGCGCGCGCCACCCGCCCGCCATGCACACCGTCGACCTCTCGCAGAACCACATCGAGGACAAGG GAGCCATCAGTATGCTTACAGGGCTAGGGAACAACCCGGACGGGTTGAGGTACATAGCGCTGTCGCAGTGCGGACTGACCGGCAAGACGGTCTCCCACCTGGCGGTCATGCTCAACGACAGTCCGTGCCATCTCTCCACGCTCTCCCACTTGGATCTGTCGCACAATAACCTTAAGGACGATGTTCAC aacttatataattttttagctCAACCTAacgtattaaaacatttaaatttgataaatacgGAAACTACTTTGGAAAAT ATGTGGGGCGCGCTGCTGCGCGGCTGTGCGGCGCGGCTGGCGACGCTGCTGCTGGCGCGCAACCCGTGGTCGGCGGCGCGGCGCCCGCGCGACCCGCCGCCCTCCTTCCGGCAGTTCTTCACGGCCTGCCTCGCGCTCACGGACCTCGACTTCTCGTATTGCAAGATGCCTCCGGACGCGCTCAA GAGCCTGCTGCTGGGGCTGGCGTGCAACGAGAGCGCGGCGGGCGTGAAGCTGAACCTGGCGGGCGTGCTGTCGTCGTCGCAGGCGGCGCACGTGCTGGAGTCGTGCGTGCACGGCGTGCGCTGTCTGCAGGCGCTCGACCTGTCCGATAACA GCATGGAATTCGAATTATCCGGAATAGTGAGGGCAATAGGAAAGAATCATTCGATAACACAATTATCTTTAAGCAAATTGACTGGAAAAAGGTCTTATGCACCACCGTTAATTCAG GGCTTAGTTCACGTACTACAAGAACCTGATACAGCTTTGACAACATTAGATCTTAGCGATTGTAAACTTAAG AGTGACCTGTACGGTCTACTGAACGCGTTGGGAGGCGCGCGGAGATTGCGCACGTTAGACGTGGGCGGCAACCTCGCGGGCGACGCCGGCGCGCGGCTGCTGGCCAAGGCGCTGCAGTGCAACTGCACGCTGCACACTCTGTACATAGACAGGAACGCGTTCAGTTTGCAAG GTCTGACGGACATCGCGACGGCGCTGCGGCGCTCGGTGAGCGTGCGGCGCGTGGAGTTCCCCGGCTGCGACGCGGCGGCGGGCGGCCGCGGGGCCTCGGAGCGCGTCGCCACGCTGTGGCGCGACCTGCACGAGAG GCTGGCGACCAACGGCTCGTCGGGGCAGAGCGGGCGCGTGCGCGCGCTGGCGCTGGAGCGCGCGTGGGCGGGCGGCGAGGCGGCGGCGGCGCTGGCGGCACAGGCGGCGGCCGCGCTGCCCCCCCCGCCGCTGCCCGCCGCCACCGAGCGCGCCGCGGCCGCCGCGCACCACCTGCTGCACCAGTACCTCCAG AGGTGTAGCGAAGTGTTTGCCGCTATGGGTGGCAACGGTGGCGGCAGTGAGCTCGTGACTTTGCAAGCCGTGCGCGATGCTATGGCGCCCTGCAACAACACTCTACAGGATTTGCTcaa CGAAGCGGTCGAGAGACTGGCGTTGTCAGCGTGCGAGAGTGTGGAGGGTGCGGAGAGCGATCGCGGCCCGGTCATCGACCCCGAGATGCCCGACCTGCTATCGCCGATCTCGCACTCCGGG AAGTTGGATTATTTGAATTTG GCCACGCCGCTGGGCTGCCGGCGCCGCGAGCGCGGGCGACGCGTGCGGCCCAAGTCCGTGGCCGAGCAGCAGCAGTGCAGCAGCAACGAGATGCTGTCCCTGCCACCGCTGCACGCCGAGGCCGCCGACGCGCTCGCCGAGCTGCCGGCGCACACGCTGCGGCACCTCGTCAAAG GTCGACCGAGAAGAGCAAAAACTAGAGCGCCGACGCGACCCGTTACCGATCAATCACAAGATATAGATGAgg GGCTGGACGAGTTCTGGCGCGCGTGCCGCACGCCGCCCGGCAGCGAGGAGGCGTCGTCGCTGTCGGCGCGCACGCCGCTGACGTCGCGCTCGCTGCACTCGCTGTCGTCGCTGGCGTCCGCCTCGCCCGCCTCGCCCGCCTCGCCGTCGCCGCTGCGCCACTCGCCCACGCTGCGCCGCGACGACACCAT GTACAGCGTAACATCTGGCGAAAGCACACCGGTTCTCCTAGAGTGTG aagtGTCTCGATGCAAATCTTCGGACAACGTGGGCATTAAGGCGGCACCCACCACGCCACCACCATCGCGTTCATCTGATAATGTCAACACAATGG GTTCAATGATGCGTGATCATCCTTTAACTCCTG AGGGCACAGAGGCCTGA
- the LOC125069140 gene encoding F-actin-uncapping protein LRRC16A isoform X6 has product MTLKKIVKMSTKSQISTELSESISNVLGKNAKILYKSLIRMESRGDKVDNRVLVVTAFRVFITTTKVPTRIDNGFHLMEIEALESKKANHLSITLIHEHKPVSILIGEEGTSEGVINAIHALIAAFDDLFPNVAMEDIVTKVNLPFPLQPVSGTRKHSTCGDFSNQYAAMCDLCQTPFRAEVAWDIDTIYLAHDIRMLHLKDFDHLDQRDLIPLVMALQHNTWFDGVCGDGVRVGGEAWEAVARLLRAAAPPPRQLSWRGAALRHDHAARLGHALARARHPPAMHTVDLSQNHIEDKGAISMLTGLGNNPDGLRYIALSQCGLTGKTVSHLAVMLNDSPCHLSTLSHLDLSHNNLKDDVHNLYNFLAQPNVLKHLNLINTETTLENMWGALLRGCAARLATLLLARNPWSAARRPRDPPPSFRQFFTACLALTDLDFSYCKMPPDALKSLLLGLACNESAAGVKLNLAGVLSSSQAAHVLESCVHGVRCLQALDLSDNSMEFELSGIVRAIGKNHSITQLSLSKLTGKRSYAPPLIQGLVHVLQEPDTALTTLDLSDCKLKSDLYGLLNALGGARRLRTLDVGGNLAGDAGARLLAKALQCNCTLHTLYIDRNAFSLQGLTDIATALRRSVSVRRVEFPGCDAAAGGRGASERVATLWRDLHERLATNGSSGQSGRVRALALERAWAGGEAAAALAAQAAAALPPPPLPAATERAAAAAHHLLHQYLQRCSEVFAAMGGNGGGSELVTLQAVRDAMAPCNNTLQDLLNEAVERLALSACESVEGAESDRGPVIDPEMPDLLSPISHSGKLDYLNLATPLGCRRRERGRRVRPKSVAEQQQCSSNEMLSLPPLHAEAADALAELPAHTLRHLVKGRPRRAKTRAPTRPVTDQSQDIDEGLDEFWRACRTPPGSEEASSLSARTPLTSRSLHSLSSLASASPASPASPSPLRHSPTLRRDDTMYSVTSGESTPVLLECEVSRCKSSDNVGIKAAPTTPPPSRSSDNVNTMGNLRSVITGGLM; this is encoded by the exons atgacattaaaaaaaattgtaaaaatgtcaACAAAATCTCAAATATCTACAGAATTAAGCG agaGTATCAGCAATGTATTAGGGAAAAATGCCAAAATTCTCTATAAATCGCTTATTCGGATGGAATCAAGAGGTGATAAAGTAGATAATCGTGTTTTG gtTGTTACTGCATTCAGGGTTTTCATAACAACAACAAAAGTGCCAACAAGG ATTGACAATGGATTTCACTTAATGGAAATAGAAGCTTTAGAGAGTAAGAAGGCGAATCATTTGTCGATAACGCTAATCCACGAGCACAAACCAGTGTCGATCCTAATAG GCGAGGAGGGGACTTCCGAAGGCGTTATTAATGCTATTCACGCGCTGATTGCGGCATTTGATGACTTATTTCCTAATGTAGCTATGGAGGACATTGTTACAAAG GTAAATTTACCATTTCCACTGCAACCAGTAAGCGGTACTAGAAAACATTCCACGTGTGGTGATTTTTCGAATCAATATGCTGCCATGTGTGATCTCTGTCAGACACCCTTCAG AGCCGAGGTTGCATGGGACATCGATACGATATACTTAGCGCACGATATAAGAATGCttcatttaaaagattttgatCATTTGGATCAAAG GGACCTGATCCCGCTGGTGATGGCGCTGCAGCACAACACGTGGTTCGATGGCGTGTGCGGCGACGGCGTACGCGTGGGCGGCGAGGCGTGGGAGGCCGTGGCGCGGCTGCTGCgagccgccgcgccgccgccccgGCAGCTGAGCTGGCGCGGCGCCGCGCTGCGCCACGACCACGCCGCGCGCCTCGGCCACGCGCTCGCCCGCGCGCGCCACCCGCCCGCCATGCACACCGTCGACCTCTCGCAGAACCACATCGAGGACAAGG GAGCCATCAGTATGCTTACAGGGCTAGGGAACAACCCGGACGGGTTGAGGTACATAGCGCTGTCGCAGTGCGGACTGACCGGCAAGACGGTCTCCCACCTGGCGGTCATGCTCAACGACAGTCCGTGCCATCTCTCCACGCTCTCCCACTTGGATCTGTCGCACAATAACCTTAAGGACGATGTTCAC aacttatataattttttagctCAACCTAacgtattaaaacatttaaatttgataaatacgGAAACTACTTTGGAAAAT ATGTGGGGCGCGCTGCTGCGCGGCTGTGCGGCGCGGCTGGCGACGCTGCTGCTGGCGCGCAACCCGTGGTCGGCGGCGCGGCGCCCGCGCGACCCGCCGCCCTCCTTCCGGCAGTTCTTCACGGCCTGCCTCGCGCTCACGGACCTCGACTTCTCGTATTGCAAGATGCCTCCGGACGCGCTCAA GAGCCTGCTGCTGGGGCTGGCGTGCAACGAGAGCGCGGCGGGCGTGAAGCTGAACCTGGCGGGCGTGCTGTCGTCGTCGCAGGCGGCGCACGTGCTGGAGTCGTGCGTGCACGGCGTGCGCTGTCTGCAGGCGCTCGACCTGTCCGATAACA GCATGGAATTCGAATTATCCGGAATAGTGAGGGCAATAGGAAAGAATCATTCGATAACACAATTATCTTTAAGCAAATTGACTGGAAAAAGGTCTTATGCACCACCGTTAATTCAG GGCTTAGTTCACGTACTACAAGAACCTGATACAGCTTTGACAACATTAGATCTTAGCGATTGTAAACTTAAG AGTGACCTGTACGGTCTACTGAACGCGTTGGGAGGCGCGCGGAGATTGCGCACGTTAGACGTGGGCGGCAACCTCGCGGGCGACGCCGGCGCGCGGCTGCTGGCCAAGGCGCTGCAGTGCAACTGCACGCTGCACACTCTGTACATAGACAGGAACGCGTTCAGTTTGCAAG GTCTGACGGACATCGCGACGGCGCTGCGGCGCTCGGTGAGCGTGCGGCGCGTGGAGTTCCCCGGCTGCGACGCGGCGGCGGGCGGCCGCGGGGCCTCGGAGCGCGTCGCCACGCTGTGGCGCGACCTGCACGAGAG GCTGGCGACCAACGGCTCGTCGGGGCAGAGCGGGCGCGTGCGCGCGCTGGCGCTGGAGCGCGCGTGGGCGGGCGGCGAGGCGGCGGCGGCGCTGGCGGCACAGGCGGCGGCCGCGCTGCCCCCCCCGCCGCTGCCCGCCGCCACCGAGCGCGCCGCGGCCGCCGCGCACCACCTGCTGCACCAGTACCTCCAG AGGTGTAGCGAAGTGTTTGCCGCTATGGGTGGCAACGGTGGCGGCAGTGAGCTCGTGACTTTGCAAGCCGTGCGCGATGCTATGGCGCCCTGCAACAACACTCTACAGGATTTGCTcaa CGAAGCGGTCGAGAGACTGGCGTTGTCAGCGTGCGAGAGTGTGGAGGGTGCGGAGAGCGATCGCGGCCCGGTCATCGACCCCGAGATGCCCGACCTGCTATCGCCGATCTCGCACTCCGGG AAGTTGGATTATTTGAATTTG GCCACGCCGCTGGGCTGCCGGCGCCGCGAGCGCGGGCGACGCGTGCGGCCCAAGTCCGTGGCCGAGCAGCAGCAGTGCAGCAGCAACGAGATGCTGTCCCTGCCACCGCTGCACGCCGAGGCCGCCGACGCGCTCGCCGAGCTGCCGGCGCACACGCTGCGGCACCTCGTCAAAG GTCGACCGAGAAGAGCAAAAACTAGAGCGCCGACGCGACCCGTTACCGATCAATCACAAGATATAGATGAgg GGCTGGACGAGTTCTGGCGCGCGTGCCGCACGCCGCCCGGCAGCGAGGAGGCGTCGTCGCTGTCGGCGCGCACGCCGCTGACGTCGCGCTCGCTGCACTCGCTGTCGTCGCTGGCGTCCGCCTCGCCCGCCTCGCCCGCCTCGCCGTCGCCGCTGCGCCACTCGCCCACGCTGCGCCGCGACGACACCAT GTACAGCGTAACATCTGGCGAAAGCACACCGGTTCTCCTAGAGTGTG aagtGTCTCGATGCAAATCTTCGGACAACGTGGGCATTAAGGCGGCACCCACCACGCCACCACCATCGCGTTCATCTGATAATGTCAACACAATGG GAAACCTGCGCTCGGTGATAACAGGAGGGCTGATGTGA
- the LOC125069140 gene encoding F-actin-uncapping protein LRRC16A isoform X2: MTLKKIVKMSTKSQISTELSESISNVLGKNAKILYKSLIRMESRGDKVDNRVLVVTAFRVFITTTKVPTRIDNGFHLMEIEALESKKANHLSITLIHEHKPVSILIGEEGTSEGVINAIHALIAAFDDLFPNVAMEDIVTKVNLPFPLQPVSGTRKHSTCGDFSNQYAAMCDLCQTPFRAEVAWDIDTIYLAHDIRMLHLKDFDHLDQRDLIPLVMALQHNTWFDGVCGDGVRVGGEAWEAVARLLRAAAPPPRQLSWRGAALRHDHAARLGHALARARHPPAMHTVDLSQNHIEDKGAISMLTGLGNNPDGLRYIALSQCGLTGKTVSHLAVMLNDSPCHLSTLSHLDLSHNNLKDDVHNLYNFLAQPNVLKHLNLINTETTLENMWGALLRGCAARLATLLLARNPWSAARRPRDPPPSFRQFFTACLALTDLDFSYCKMPPDALKSLLLGLACNESAAGVKLNLAGVLSSSQAAHVLESCVHGVRCLQALDLSDNSMEFELSGIVRAIGKNHSITQLSLSKLTGKRSYAPPLIQGLVHVLQEPDTALTTLDLSDCKLKSDLYGLLNALGGARRLRTLDVGGNLAGDAGARLLAKALQCNCTLHTLYIDRNAFSLQGLTDIATALRRSVSVRRVEFPGCDAAAGGRGASERVATLWRDLHERLATNGSSGQSGRVRALALERAWAGGEAAAALAAQAAAALPPPPLPAATERAAAAAHHLLHQYLQRCSEVFAAMGGNGGGSELVTLQAVRDAMAPCNNTLQDLLNEAVERLALSACESVEGAESDRGPVIDPEMPDLLSPISHSGATPLGCRRRERGRRVRPKSVAEQQQCSSNEMLSLPPLHAEAADALAELPAHTLRHLVKGRPRRAKTRAPTRPVTDQSQDIDEGLDEFWRACRTPPGSEEASSLSARTPLTSRSLHSLSSLASASPASPASPSPLRHSPTLRRDDTMYSVTSGESTPVLLECEVSRCKSSDNVGIKAAPTTPPPSRSSDNVNTMGNGCARGGGKARPWSVAGGNADSAALCTTEGVEACVGGSIVGITPGAALTSSMMRDHPLTPEGTEA, from the exons atgacattaaaaaaaattgtaaaaatgtcaACAAAATCTCAAATATCTACAGAATTAAGCG agaGTATCAGCAATGTATTAGGGAAAAATGCCAAAATTCTCTATAAATCGCTTATTCGGATGGAATCAAGAGGTGATAAAGTAGATAATCGTGTTTTG gtTGTTACTGCATTCAGGGTTTTCATAACAACAACAAAAGTGCCAACAAGG ATTGACAATGGATTTCACTTAATGGAAATAGAAGCTTTAGAGAGTAAGAAGGCGAATCATTTGTCGATAACGCTAATCCACGAGCACAAACCAGTGTCGATCCTAATAG GCGAGGAGGGGACTTCCGAAGGCGTTATTAATGCTATTCACGCGCTGATTGCGGCATTTGATGACTTATTTCCTAATGTAGCTATGGAGGACATTGTTACAAAG GTAAATTTACCATTTCCACTGCAACCAGTAAGCGGTACTAGAAAACATTCCACGTGTGGTGATTTTTCGAATCAATATGCTGCCATGTGTGATCTCTGTCAGACACCCTTCAG AGCCGAGGTTGCATGGGACATCGATACGATATACTTAGCGCACGATATAAGAATGCttcatttaaaagattttgatCATTTGGATCAAAG GGACCTGATCCCGCTGGTGATGGCGCTGCAGCACAACACGTGGTTCGATGGCGTGTGCGGCGACGGCGTACGCGTGGGCGGCGAGGCGTGGGAGGCCGTGGCGCGGCTGCTGCgagccgccgcgccgccgccccgGCAGCTGAGCTGGCGCGGCGCCGCGCTGCGCCACGACCACGCCGCGCGCCTCGGCCACGCGCTCGCCCGCGCGCGCCACCCGCCCGCCATGCACACCGTCGACCTCTCGCAGAACCACATCGAGGACAAGG GAGCCATCAGTATGCTTACAGGGCTAGGGAACAACCCGGACGGGTTGAGGTACATAGCGCTGTCGCAGTGCGGACTGACCGGCAAGACGGTCTCCCACCTGGCGGTCATGCTCAACGACAGTCCGTGCCATCTCTCCACGCTCTCCCACTTGGATCTGTCGCACAATAACCTTAAGGACGATGTTCAC aacttatataattttttagctCAACCTAacgtattaaaacatttaaatttgataaatacgGAAACTACTTTGGAAAAT ATGTGGGGCGCGCTGCTGCGCGGCTGTGCGGCGCGGCTGGCGACGCTGCTGCTGGCGCGCAACCCGTGGTCGGCGGCGCGGCGCCCGCGCGACCCGCCGCCCTCCTTCCGGCAGTTCTTCACGGCCTGCCTCGCGCTCACGGACCTCGACTTCTCGTATTGCAAGATGCCTCCGGACGCGCTCAA GAGCCTGCTGCTGGGGCTGGCGTGCAACGAGAGCGCGGCGGGCGTGAAGCTGAACCTGGCGGGCGTGCTGTCGTCGTCGCAGGCGGCGCACGTGCTGGAGTCGTGCGTGCACGGCGTGCGCTGTCTGCAGGCGCTCGACCTGTCCGATAACA GCATGGAATTCGAATTATCCGGAATAGTGAGGGCAATAGGAAAGAATCATTCGATAACACAATTATCTTTAAGCAAATTGACTGGAAAAAGGTCTTATGCACCACCGTTAATTCAG GGCTTAGTTCACGTACTACAAGAACCTGATACAGCTTTGACAACATTAGATCTTAGCGATTGTAAACTTAAG AGTGACCTGTACGGTCTACTGAACGCGTTGGGAGGCGCGCGGAGATTGCGCACGTTAGACGTGGGCGGCAACCTCGCGGGCGACGCCGGCGCGCGGCTGCTGGCCAAGGCGCTGCAGTGCAACTGCACGCTGCACACTCTGTACATAGACAGGAACGCGTTCAGTTTGCAAG GTCTGACGGACATCGCGACGGCGCTGCGGCGCTCGGTGAGCGTGCGGCGCGTGGAGTTCCCCGGCTGCGACGCGGCGGCGGGCGGCCGCGGGGCCTCGGAGCGCGTCGCCACGCTGTGGCGCGACCTGCACGAGAG GCTGGCGACCAACGGCTCGTCGGGGCAGAGCGGGCGCGTGCGCGCGCTGGCGCTGGAGCGCGCGTGGGCGGGCGGCGAGGCGGCGGCGGCGCTGGCGGCACAGGCGGCGGCCGCGCTGCCCCCCCCGCCGCTGCCCGCCGCCACCGAGCGCGCCGCGGCCGCCGCGCACCACCTGCTGCACCAGTACCTCCAG AGGTGTAGCGAAGTGTTTGCCGCTATGGGTGGCAACGGTGGCGGCAGTGAGCTCGTGACTTTGCAAGCCGTGCGCGATGCTATGGCGCCCTGCAACAACACTCTACAGGATTTGCTcaa CGAAGCGGTCGAGAGACTGGCGTTGTCAGCGTGCGAGAGTGTGGAGGGTGCGGAGAGCGATCGCGGCCCGGTCATCGACCCCGAGATGCCCGACCTGCTATCGCCGATCTCGCACTCCGGG GCCACGCCGCTGGGCTGCCGGCGCCGCGAGCGCGGGCGACGCGTGCGGCCCAAGTCCGTGGCCGAGCAGCAGCAGTGCAGCAGCAACGAGATGCTGTCCCTGCCACCGCTGCACGCCGAGGCCGCCGACGCGCTCGCCGAGCTGCCGGCGCACACGCTGCGGCACCTCGTCAAAG GTCGACCGAGAAGAGCAAAAACTAGAGCGCCGACGCGACCCGTTACCGATCAATCACAAGATATAGATGAgg GGCTGGACGAGTTCTGGCGCGCGTGCCGCACGCCGCCCGGCAGCGAGGAGGCGTCGTCGCTGTCGGCGCGCACGCCGCTGACGTCGCGCTCGCTGCACTCGCTGTCGTCGCTGGCGTCCGCCTCGCCCGCCTCGCCCGCCTCGCCGTCGCCGCTGCGCCACTCGCCCACGCTGCGCCGCGACGACACCAT GTACAGCGTAACATCTGGCGAAAGCACACCGGTTCTCCTAGAGTGTG aagtGTCTCGATGCAAATCTTCGGACAACGTGGGCATTAAGGCGGCACCCACCACGCCACCACCATCGCGTTCATCTGATAATGTCAACACAATGG GCAACGGctgcgcgcgcggcggcggcaAGGCGCGGCCGTGGTCGGTGGCGGGCGGCAACGCCGACAGCGCCGCGCTCTGCACCACAG AGGGCGTGGAGGCGTGCGTGGGCGGCAGCATCGTGGGCATCACCCCCGGCGCCGCACTAACCA GTTCAATGATGCGTGATCATCCTTTAACTCCTG AGGGCACAGAGGCCTGA